In Runella sp. SP2, the genomic window TTGGTATGCCAACAAAACATCGGTACCCAATCTCATTAAGTTCTGCAATCAGAACTTACGCATGAATATTTTTCCAGAGGAAGACATTGTGGAGCCAGGAAGCCCCGACTTGTTTTCGTATCCTTTTGTTCATTTGACAGGCCACGGCAACGTATTGTTTTCTGATTCGGAAGCCCGAAATCTGCGTAAATACCTCATTGCGGGAGGTTTTCTCCATCTTGATGACAACTACGGATTGGATAAATTTATTCGCCGTGAAATGAAAAAGGTGTTCCCCGAACTGGAGTTTGTTGAGGTGCCTTTTAATCACCCCGTTTATCACCAAAAATTCAATTTTCCCAACGGACTCCCCAAAGTTCACGAGCACGATTCAAAAGCTCCGCAAGGGTTTGGATTGTTTTGGCAAGGGCGTTTGGTGTGTTTTTATAGTTATGAATGTGACCTTGGCAATGGTTGGGAAGACCAAAGTGTCTATAATGACCCAGAAGAATTACGCCAACAAGCCTTGAGAATGGGAGCCAATTTGGTTCAATATGCACTTACTGTGAATCAGTAATCGGAAATTCGCTTCAAAAGGTTGTTTGTCAAGAAAGCTTTTCTTAGTTTTGTACAAGTTTATAATAAATTTAAATAACCCATTTGCTTCATGTACGCAGTTTTGGTTGCCTTTTTTGGACATTGGTATCTTTCATTGTTTTGTCAAACATTCTTTTTGCACCGTTACTCCGCCCATAAGATGTTCACTATGAACAAGTTTTGGGAGAAGTTTTTCTACGCCTTGACCTATATTTCACAGGGTTCTTCGTATTTGAGTCCACGTGCTTACGCCATTTTACACCGTATGCACCACGCATTCAGCGACACCGAAAAAGACCCACATTCGCCGCATCACACCGAAAACGTATTTACGATGATGTGGAAAACCAAAGATATTTACAATGCCGTTGTGCAGCGTAAAATGAAAGTTGAAGCCCGTTTTGACCGTGACTATCCTTATTGGGAAAAACTCGAAAAATTGGGT contains:
- a CDS encoding DUF4159 domain-containing protein; amino-acid sequence: MRLLQKLFLFLFFSVFFYTTVSAQHSYKIAKLKYGGGGDWYANKTSVPNLIKFCNQNLRMNIFPEEDIVEPGSPDLFSYPFVHLTGHGNVLFSDSEARNLRKYLIAGGFLHLDDNYGLDKFIRREMKKVFPELEFVEVPFNHPVYHQKFNFPNGLPKVHEHDSKAPQGFGLFWQGRLVCFYSYECDLGNGWEDQSVYNDPEELRQQALRMGANLVQYALTVNQ